ATGTCTACAAGAAAATGTTAACCAAAATGGTTTGGATGAAGAAGAAATGTGAGTTCTTGCTTACCTTTGCTCTTTCCTCCCCAATGCTTAGGCTACCGAAGTGGAAGCCCCTATTTTCCCTTTTATCCCGTTGCGCTCCACGAGTACCCTGGCTATATCGTTCCACAGCATCCAGTGCATGCAAGAGTTAACAGAAGGCCTTATTTTAATGGTCCCCCACCTTCCCCTGTGTTTTATCATGCCACAAGATTTAGACACTATAGTACCTCTGGGAAAAAGATGGAGACAAAAGAAACACAGACTGATCCTAGACAGCCTGAAAGCAAGCCGAGAAAGCATCAGGATACCCGTGCGGAAACGAAAGGCTGTGATGCAGGAAACGTGGCCTGTGCTTCTTCTGGTATAGGTACAGAGACTGAGAGTGCCTCAACAAATCAAGATTCATCTGGATCTTCCATTGTGGTAGACAGAGAATTTCCTAACAAGAGCCCTTCCAGCTCTACCCAGTATAGAAATCTTCCTACTGGAAGCTATGCCTTTGAGAAGGAGGAGGTGAGAATAGAGTATGGGAATGGCTCTCCTGCTATTCAGCTGTGGAAGACCTTTAAAGAAACTATCCCCTTGTATGATGTGGCAAGTGGCAAAGCAGTTCCAGAGAATGTAGTGCAGCGTGACTTATTTTCTGTTAGCTCCTGTGAAGGGATGATCTATGGCCCCCGTGATGGGGAGAAGatggtgccagcagcttcctcagaTGAGAAAAAACCTGTTCTCCCCTCCAAACAGGCTGCCGAAACCACCCAGGAGAAAGAGGTCCTGAACAGTGAAGTGAAGCTGGGTGCAGAACAGCAGGTGAACACAAGTCAACAGGCAAAATGCCCCCGGGGTGAAACCATGGCAGTGCCCGTGGCAGAGCTGGCAAGGtctgccagcacagagcagccagtAGTGAGACAGGATGTGGCAGCAGCCAAGAAATCAGGCTCGAAGAAATCCACAGGTTCAAAACCTCCTTTGGAGGAGCCCAGCTTGGTTCAACAAGCAGGACTGCTTCCCTCTAGTATGGAGATAACAGATGAGTTGAGTTTTCAGCAGGAAAAGCTGAACCTAAGCCACAGTGCTGCCAGTGAAAGCCAAACAGATAAGAGTGTGTGGTGTGAGGAGTCCCTGAGGTATGTTCCCTCTGACAGCTGGCTGGCGCGCCTGGACAGCATGGATGCTACCTACAGCTACGACCTTTGTTTGCCACAAAGGAAACCTCCCAGTGTCCTCAGTCTGTCTTCTGATGATATGTCTTCCAGAGAGGAAGGCTCATCCACTGATAATGCTGCAGTGACTTATTTTGTCCCTGACTATGTGCTTCAGAAAAGCATGTACACTTTCCAGGAAGGTACAGAGGgcttgaagaaagaaaaagttacAAGTGGTGGCTTCCTTAATGAAGATGAAGTAGTAGAGAAGGAGCAGATGAGCAACCTGAATGACCAAGACTCCAAAAACTCTTCAACCCTGAAGACTAAGGAGGCTTCCAGCAGAGGTAGGAAGCTGGGAGCCCTTCCTAGATCTTCTAGTCAGAAAGAAATCTTTTCTCTCAAGAGCAAAGCACCTAAGAGGTTGCCAGAAGTTGAGGACCCTGAAGAATATTCTgcaagggaagaagaggaggaggaaagtgaagaggaggaagatgatgacGTGGATGAAATTGAGTTTTTCTTTCAAGAACCCACCCCATATGGAATCTTGACACCCAGTAAAGGCAGTTTCTACCCAGTTGGCCAGAGAGTGCTTTGGAAACCACCTAAAAATGTTGTCCCAGCTCAGTTTATTGGCTGGCCTGCTCAAGAGAAAATaagcagggttggacttggtgaaaACATTGGTGCAGCTTccaaagcaaaggagaaagtCCCGGATGAAGCTGCCTGCAGTGACTATGGGTGTTACGGGAGGAAGAGGCCCATGGCAAGAAGAGAGGCAGCTGACCACCAGCGGGCGCTCCGCAAGTTCTTGGGAGGTAAGCAGATGGCAGAAACCCTGCAGCTGCAAATGGTAGTTTCAACCGGTGGGGAGGTTAGAGATTGCTGCAGCTTCAGGCTTGACTTAAGGGCTAGAAGTACTCCAGATTATTTtttgaggcagaggaggcttgCTGCAAGTTCTTACCTCTTGCATGCAGCTTCTGCATCTTCACAACCAGCAGGGGATTTTGCAGCAAGTCTCCTTTTGAGCTTTGCTTTTCTCATGTTAGTGGAGGTTTAGTCATTGGAAAAACTCAAGGGAATTTGAACTACACATTTACCATTGTTCAATAACAGCTTGGAAACTCAGCCTTTAAACTTAGGCTCTCTGTCCCATCACAGACCTGTGCTGGATGGGTTAGATGGGGTTAAGTTCACTGTGGTCATACCCTGTTTGACTTCTCTCttcctggagaacaggagtCAAACCATTATGTCTTGCTTGGGGTTCTTTTATTGCTGCTGCTCTTAGCACCAAAAGCTTTGCTGTGTTCTTGTAAAAGCAGTGTGAAGCTGCATTAAAATCTGAACCAGAGAAGGTTTTCTTTTCATAAAGGTGGATACTGGTAGCAATTGGATTCATCTGGACTGGGACTAAGCAGAGTTAGCAGCAGCCAGGGTTCCTAGCTGGGTGGGTAAGTGGCTGCGGTGTAGTAGTTTTGTATTAGGAAAAGCATCTCTAACAGGGTGATTTAATAACAGGCTTAGTGTTCTCCACCTTCCTCTCTACAAAATCTGTGGATTTGGAGCACTTCAATTTGCCAAATGTGGTCTCCAAACACCTGATTTTACTGCAATAGGCTCTTACCATTAGCTTCAGGAGGTAGCTTTGCACTCTGACTTGTCACTCAAGCAGTATATTAACGTTGGCAATACTAAATTCTGACCTTGCATCAACTGTTTGTTTATTAGGAAGGCTGTTAAGGGAGAGCATGGGGATATGGCCTGAAGAGTACTGGATCACAAGTGGTGCTAAACCCAAATTTACCAGCCAAGTATATAGCAGTGTCTCCGCTCCAGCCAAGAGCAAAGAACAAGGTAGAACTCATTTCCTCTATTTCAGTTCTAAAAGAGCATTCAAAAAAAGGCTACAAGCAGCAAGCACCTATTGGGATAAGATGTGGGGGTAATTATTGTTGCTCTGATACCCATGAAGTGATGCTGCAGTGCACTGAGGCTGTTTGGCCTTTTGTTATTGTCTGTATCATGGCCTGTGTAGTTACAAGAGGCCCCCACGTTCAGTGTGAGTGAGCAAGAACTGATTTGAGTGCAGCTCATGACAATGGATGCCGTAAAAGTGCTAGTAAAACTATGTCCTTTCCAAAATGCTTCATTTTAGGACTGGTTTCTTCAAATGAATTTGAAGAGCCCTGCAATTTAAGGGAGTTTGGCTAACCCAGATGTGTTGCTACAGCAGTACTAGCATGTGCTAAGCTTAACTTCTTGAACTGTGTACCTATAGTGCATAACTTAGCAGGTCTGAAGAGCTGATGTTTTCATTTATTTGTGAGGCAATGGCTGAGTTGGGTCACTTGGGCAGCATCCATTCATCTTCTACACTTGAAAAGTGACCTGAAAGCAGAATTACTCAGCTCCCACTGGGTTGGGGTTTTGCCACATGAACACCTGTCCAAGTTCTGACCCAAACACAGTGCATCCAGAATTATGCTTAGGTAGTGACTAAAAGCAGACATGAGAAGGTTGCTTGATACATGCAGTGTCACTTACATGCCAAATGTAGTGGTAGAtgaaaagggagaagaggatcACTACAGACCAGTTAGGCTAAGTTGAGCTTAAACTGGCTCTAAGACTATGCTTTGCAGAAATAACATCAACTAAATCTTATCTTTTTTAGGGTGCCCACCTCTGGTTAaaccaaagaagaaaagaatagGCAAATCACTTTCAAAATGCAGAGACACAAGACATGAGGTGGAAGAAGTGTGGGAGATGCCTAGAAGCGTACGCAAAGGTTGGTGTGCATTGACAGCTGCGAAAAGAAACCACTGGTGCAGGCATCTCTTCACTCCTGCCTGGGAGTTGTTGTTCTTGGTTTTCACTGCAGGGAAACAACAGCAAATGCTCAGGATGCAGACAAGATGAGGAAGGAGCAAGCCAGGCTTGAAGTTGTTACTTGGCTGTGAATGCTGGTGTAGCTTTCAGTTAGGTTCCTTCGCCTTTGCAGAAGAAGGGAACCAACCAAAACAGAGATCCACCAAATTGATTTTAGTGTGGTTTCTCTTCAGACTGTTCTAGCTTGAAGAAGATATTGGCTGATGTCTCGCTTTGCAGTGTATCTTTGTCTTCAAGCTGCTGGTCTGTGTCAGCCATAATGCTGTGATAGGACACAAATGCATGGAGATAATTCTTAACAGCTCCAACCTCTTGGTGTAGGAACTTCATGGTACAGTGGAGGGGAAAATCCCATGCTTTTGAGCAGTGGAGGGTCTGATAAGGTTATACCTTGACAAGGGTTAGTACATGCAGGAAACTACCTGAAAGGTCAAAGTTCCTTCTGGAGAAGAACAGTCTGGCATAGTAAAGCTAACCTGGAGCTTCTTTCTGTTAATTAAAGACCATCTCTCTCCTGTACATTAAACAGGATTGCAATTCTATGTGTTTGCAAGGCAGGAAACAAGCTTGGGCTAAAGCATCTTAGTCAAAGTTGGTGTCAGGCCTTAAGTCAGATAGTTTGAACACCAGTGTGAAACCTTGAGTTGCTCACATTTTTTAGTGTAAGCATCCAAGGAACTTGCATCCCTCCCAAGTACTTCTTTTATATTTGCCCCTGAAGtacttgctgctgcttgcatGTGTTCAGGAATGCAGTGACAACGGCACACTGAAAAGGTTTAGAGTTTCATATGGAGCTCTTATCTGCTGTGCTAGGATATTCTGAAATCCAACAACATTGCTGCAGGATTCATAATTCCTGGGAAGCTGAGTGTAAAGCTCTAACAACCACCAGtgtcttgtcctgccacaggaAGAGGCAATCGTTGATGCTTGTTTTCAAAAGCACATTGACAGACATAGTTTGGAGGGAGAATGCTTACGCTAATCTTTTCCTGTTTCCTCCTTCAGGGCATGGAGCAAGAAAGTCTCTCTCTAAGAGAAGATAACTGCAAAtgctggggcaggagtgggATCAAGAGTCTTGGAGGTTTGCATAAACCCAGAGCTTGGTTGTCGTCTCTTCTATGATTTGTACAAGTTGCTGTGCACTCCTCAAGGGTAAGAAGTAGcactgtagagactgaggacaCTGTTCAAATGGCATGAAGTATTTAACACTCAAGTCACCTTTTTACAGCTAGCACATCCACTATTTAAGTAATAAATTTCATAGAAGTGCATTTTGGGGCTCCTTGTGTTCCATCTGTGATTCCCTGAGCTTATATGTGACTTCTGGGATCACACAGCCAGTCCTGCTGCCTATCTTGTCACCACCTCGCAGTTAAAAGGGGAGAGTGGTGGGAATGGCTAATACTTTACAGCTACTCCTGAGGTCATACTGGTCAGCCTGTCAGTGTTCTGGCACTAGTTGGTGTCCTTGCTGCCCTGATGTAAGCAGCAATTCAGAGCCTGATGATGCCAGCTCCCAGgatgaggaaggagcagcagtagAAGTTTAGgcagctttgcctgaacacaaatgctgtttacaactaATTGCTTAGAGTTCTGAGCTgtagcaagagcagcatggccagcagggcaagagagggggttctgcccctttgctctcctgagaccctccCTACCTGGAGTAgtgggcagttctggagcccccaacacaaggacatggaactgttggagccaatccagaggaggccaccaagatgctgagagggctgcagcagctctgctatgaggacaggctgagagagttggggctctgcagcctggagaagagaaagcttcagggagaccttcttgtggccttccagtatctgaagggggctacaggagggctggggagggactattgacaaggtctggtaatgacaggaggaggaatgggtttgaactggcagaggggaaactgaaactggatgttaggatgaagttgtttgcagtgagggtggtgagacactggcacaggctgcccagggaggttgtggagcacagaagcacccaacgtggtGAAtaccctggaggtattcaaggccagactggatgaggccttgagtgatctgttctagagggaggtgtccctgcctatggcagggggttggaactggatgatctttgaggtcccttccaacctaaagcattccatgattctatcttGCAGGGTACCCATGCTATGTATGCACACCAATTCTTGAAGTGCCTGGCATGAATGTGTTGGTGTTTCAGAGAGACCTCATGGCTAATGCTGTATGTTGTGTACTCTGCTCTGACAGTAACAGTCCTGTGACCTTAGAACCAGACTCCTGCTTGGCTTTTTCTCCACTCAGCAGTGTGGATG
This genomic window from Pogoniulus pusillus isolate bPogPus1 chromosome 32, bPogPus1.pri, whole genome shotgun sequence contains:
- the LOC135189427 gene encoding uncharacterized protein LOC135189427 isoform X1 — protein: MNTASSSESGSYSTSHPRPFFYAQPTAQQPFPNPWYLSHAYSPYYVPAPGYRSGSPYFPFYPVALHEYPGYIVPQHPVHARVNRRPYFNGPPPSPVFYHATRFRHYSTSGKKMETKETQTDPRQPESKPRKHQDTRAETKGCDAGNVACASSGIGTETESASTNQDSSGSSIVVDREFPNKSPSSSTQYRNLPTGSYAFEKEEVRIEYGNGSPAIQLWKTFKETIPLYDVASGKAVPENVVQRDLFSVSSCEGMIYGPRDGEKMVPAASSDEKKPVLPSKQAAETTQEKEVLNSEVKLGAEQQVNTSQQAKCPRGETMAVPVAELARSASTEQPVVRQDVAAAKKSGSKKSTGSKPPLEEPSLVQQAGLLPSSMEITDELSFQQEKLNLSHSAASESQTDKSVWCEESLRYVPSDSWLARLDSMDATYSYDLCLPQRKPPSVLSLSSDDMSSREEGSSTDNAAVTYFVPDYVLQKSMYTFQEGTEGLKKEKVTSGGFLNEDEVVEKEQMSNLNDQDSKNSSTLKTKEASSRGRKLGALPRSSSQKEIFSLKSKAPKRLPEVEDPEEYSAREEEEEESEEEEDDDVDEIEFFFQEPTPYGILTPSKGSFYPVGQRVLWKPPKNVVPAQFIGWPAQEKISRVGLGENIGAASKAKEKVPDEAACSDYGCYGRKRPMARREAADHQRALRKFLGGRLLRESMGIWPEEYWITSGAKPKFTSQVYSSVSAPAKSKEQGCPPLVKPKKKRIGKSLSKCRDTRHEVEEVWEMPRSVRKGHGARKSLSKRR
- the LOC135189427 gene encoding uncharacterized protein LOC135189427 isoform X2, giving the protein MNTASSSESGSYSTSHPRPFFYAQPTAQQPFPNPWYLSHAYSPYYVPAPGYRSGSPYFPFYPVALHEYPGYIVPQHPVHARVNRRPYFNGPPPSPVFYHATRFRHYSTSGKKMETKETQTDPRQPESKPRKHQDTRAETKGCDAGNVACASSGIGTETESASTNQDSSGSSIVVDREFPNKSPSSSTQYRNLPTGSYAFEKEEVRIEYGNGSPAIQLWKTFKETIPLYDVASGKAVPENVVQRDLFSVSSCEGMIYGPRDGEKMVPAASSDEKKPVLPSKQAAETTQEKEVLNSEVKLGAEQQVNTSQQAKCPRGETMAVPVAELARSASTEQPVVRQDVAAAKKSGSKKSTGSKPPLEEPSLVQQAGLLPSSMEITDELSFQQEKLNLSHSAASESQTDKSVWCEESLRYVPSDSWLARLDSMDATYSYDLCLPQRKPPSVLSLSSDDMSSREEGSSTDNAAVTYFVPDYVLQKSMYTFQEGTEGLKKEKVTSGGFLNEDEVVEKEQMSNLNDQDSKNSSTLKTKEASSRGRKLGALPRSSSQKEIFSLKSKAPKRLPEVEDPEEYSAREEEEEESEEEEDDDVDEIEFFFQEPTPYGILTPSKGSFYPVGQRVLWKPPKNVVPAQFIGWPAQEKISRVGLGENIGAASKAKEKVPDEAACSDYGCYGRKRPMARREAADHQRALRKFLGGCPPLVKPKKKRIGKSLSKCRDTRHEVEEVWEMPRSVRKGHGARKSLSKRR